The following proteins are encoded in a genomic region of Vibrio spartinae:
- a CDS encoding type II toxin-antitoxin system RelE/ParE family toxin produces MNVVWAPFALEKLGDAAEFISLDDPVAAENWVNDVFDKTELLGTMPEMGRVVPELPNTNYREIIFGHYRIIYSCSIEIRILTVRNCRQILTKDDVC; encoded by the coding sequence ATGAATGTTGTTTGGGCGCCATTCGCTCTTGAAAAATTAGGGGATGCGGCAGAATTTATTTCGTTAGACGATCCTGTAGCAGCAGAAAATTGGGTTAATGATGTTTTTGATAAAACGGAATTATTAGGAACTATGCCTGAAATGGGGAGAGTTGTTCCCGAGCTGCCGAATACGAACTATCGAGAAATTATCTTTGGTCACTACCGTATTATTTATAGTTGTTCTATTGAGATACGGATACTCACAGTAAGAAATTGCCGTCAGATATTAACAAAAGATGACGTATGCTGA
- a CDS encoding type II toxin-antitoxin system Phd/YefM family antitoxin: MKRIRFDQDIKPLSEFRSGVASFIKQINETRRPLVITQRGKGVAVVLDVEEYEAMQEKIELLEEMRAAEAQLASGMGVSNEDARANVLERIKK; this comes from the coding sequence ATGAAACGTATTCGCTTTGACCAAGACATCAAACCGTTATCTGAGTTTCGTTCAGGTGTGGCTTCGTTTATCAAACAAATCAATGAGACTCGGCGTCCGTTGGTGATTACTCAAAGGGGCAAGGGGGTTGCTGTGGTTCTGGATGTAGAAGAATATGAAGCAATGCAAGAAAAAATAGAATTACTTGAAGAAATGCGAGCGGCAGAAGCACAACTTGCTTCAGGTATGGGAGTTTCCAACGAAGACGCTCGGGCTAATGTACTGGAACGTATTAAAAAATGA